From one Candidatus Methanoplasma termitum genomic stretch:
- a CDS encoding 50S ribosomal protein L31e, with translation MADDIEKIMVIPLRKTKQAPRTKRAARAIKEIRAYIMRHMKVEEENVWIDASLNEKIWENGIRHPPSKVTVKAVKFDDGLVEVSLAE, from the coding sequence ATGGCAGATGACATAGAAAAGATAATGGTCATACCGCTGAGGAAGACCAAACAGGCTCCCCGCACAAAGAGGGCGGCCCGCGCGATAAAAGAGATCAGAGCCTACATTATGAGACACATGAAGGTCGAAGAAGAGAACGTCTGGATAGACGCTTCGCTTAACGAGAAGATCTGGGAGAACGGCATAAGGCACCCACCTTCCAAAGTGACCGTCAAGGCAGTCAAATTCGATGACGGGCTCGTAGAAGTCTCCTTGGCAGAGTGA
- a CDS encoding methanogenesis marker 2 protein, whose amino-acid sequence MTLEAIVNAIRTFPGVTRKKAIHDIVSSISSKKFPLIGASEGEDAAAVEYGDNYILFATDGIMESLVNSHPYYAGYYAVLVNVNDIAAMGGKSLAMVDVLSISKDRLCGQILKGMSAAVEKFNVPIVGGHTHPDCNYNAIDMSIIGTVPKTDIILSSTAEDDDDIVFVMDLDGFFPEGLKYAWDTTTRKDASIVQAQMDMMTVIASKHLTHSAKDMSNPGSIGTLGMMLETSMKGGTVDINKIPTPKGIDLIQWILSYQGCGFVFSCPPENSAEIISLFKSVKCDGAVVGKVDGSMKLKLTMGGKTMTLFDFEKDIITGCSPKKK is encoded by the coding sequence ATGACTCTGGAGGCCATCGTCAATGCTATCAGGACATTTCCGGGAGTTACCCGCAAGAAGGCCATACATGATATCGTGAGTTCCATTTCATCGAAGAAGTTCCCCCTCATCGGTGCCTCTGAGGGAGAGGACGCCGCCGCCGTGGAATACGGCGACAACTACATTCTTTTTGCGACGGACGGCATTATGGAATCTCTGGTGAATTCTCACCCGTACTATGCCGGTTATTATGCCGTTCTTGTGAATGTCAACGATATAGCGGCGATGGGCGGAAAGTCCTTGGCGATGGTCGACGTTCTTTCCATCTCTAAGGACAGGCTATGCGGCCAGATACTGAAGGGTATGTCGGCCGCGGTCGAAAAGTTCAACGTTCCGATCGTGGGCGGGCATACCCACCCCGACTGCAACTATAACGCGATCGACATGTCGATCATCGGAACGGTGCCTAAAACCGACATCATACTCAGCAGCACAGCGGAGGACGACGACGACATCGTCTTCGTAATGGATCTCGACGGATTCTTCCCCGAGGGGCTCAAATACGCCTGGGACACCACTACGAGAAAGGATGCTTCCATTGTTCAGGCTCAGATGGACATGATGACAGTGATCGCATCGAAACACCTTACTCATTCGGCAAAGGACATGAGCAATCCCGGATCGATCGGGACGCTCGGGATGATGCTCGAGACATCAATGAAGGGAGGCACCGTCGACATAAACAAAATACCGACACCGAAGGGGATCGATCTTATCCAATGGATCTTATCCTATCAGGGCTGTGGGTTTGTGTTCTCCTGTCCCCCCGAGAACTCCGCCGAGATAATCTCTCTTTTCAAGAGTGTGAAGTGCGACGGCGCCGTCGTGGGAAAGGTCGACGGCAGCATGAAACTCAAACTTACGATGGGCGGTAAGACGATGACGCTTTTCGATTTTGAGAAGGATATCATCACCGGCTGCAGTCCGAAAAAGAAATAA
- a CDS encoding 50S ribosomal protein L39e: MSSTKPAAMKGRLNKKIKQNRRVPAWVMMRTNRQFLRHPKRRSWRMSKLKE, encoded by the coding sequence ATGTCCAGTACAAAACCGGCCGCCATGAAGGGCAGGCTTAATAAGAAAATCAAACAGAACCGCCGTGTACCCGCCTGGGTCATGATGAGAACGAACAGGCAATTCCTGCGCCACCCCAAGAGAAGGTCCTGGCGCATGTCCAAGCTGAAGGAGTGA
- a CDS encoding 6-hydroxymethylpterin diphosphokinase MptE-like protein, which yields MRERMLPEEWERIYEDILYDFGYSRTEDESSARLLKAVMMNSDLIFDDDIKVQRKATVFGCSDDLENEIEKDPPKGTLIASGSAVGRLKDIGIMPDIVVTDLDGDIMPQIEASKAGAVTFMHAHGDNSELIQRYAHSFIGPVVLTTQSRPDNILSNYGGFTDGDRAVCIARHFGAKDILLLGFDFERPSEKAGTDSGVKAKKLLWAKKIIFDHNEPGVSVRRPSGTFYNKK from the coding sequence ATGCGGGAAAGGATGCTGCCTGAGGAATGGGAACGTATCTACGAAGACATCCTCTATGATTTCGGATATTCCAGAACCGAAGACGAGAGTTCGGCGCGTCTGCTGAAAGCTGTGATGATGAATTCAGACCTTATCTTTGATGATGACATCAAGGTCCAGCGGAAAGCGACTGTGTTCGGATGCAGTGATGATCTTGAGAACGAGATCGAAAAGGACCCTCCGAAAGGAACGCTGATAGCCTCGGGGTCGGCTGTCGGTAGGCTGAAGGACATAGGCATCATGCCGGATATTGTAGTGACCGACCTGGACGGCGATATTATGCCGCAGATAGAGGCCAGCAAGGCGGGTGCCGTGACATTCATGCACGCACACGGTGACAATTCCGAGCTTATACAGAGATATGCACACAGTTTCATAGGCCCCGTGGTTCTTACGACCCAGTCCAGACCAGACAACATCCTATCGAACTACGGAGGTTTCACAGACGGGGACCGTGCGGTATGTATCGCAAGGCATTTCGGGGCGAAGGACATCCTTCTTTTGGGGTTCGATTTTGAGAGACCTTCAGAAAAAGCGGGAACCGACAGCGGGGTCAAAGCCAAGAAACTCTTGTGGGCGAAAAAGATAATATTCGACCACAACGAGCCCGGGGTTTCCGTCAGGCGCCCGTCTGGTACTTTTTATAACAAAAAGTAA
- a CDS encoding MBL fold metallo-hydrolase, whose protein sequence is MRIRWQGHSCFEFFGPKNSVITDPHDGKSIGIKPPISNADIVLVSHDHFDHNATRMIKNEHSTIISQIGKHEVKGTVFEGLPSFHDDQQGALRGSNIIYKFKMDGINICHCGDLGDTPSEDVIKAIRKVDILFIPVGEIYTLSIPLLKDFIRRVEPKIVVPMHYRVGGITLPLKTVDDFLNGIPKDNILYVGNEVELSTDELDEFLGVWVFDR, encoded by the coding sequence ATGCGCATAAGGTGGCAGGGTCATTCGTGTTTTGAGTTCTTCGGTCCGAAGAATTCTGTTATCACAGACCCTCATGACGGAAAGTCAATCGGGATAAAACCTCCCATCTCCAATGCGGATATCGTTCTTGTTTCCCATGACCATTTCGACCATAATGCTACAAGAATGATAAAAAACGAACATTCCACAATCATCTCTCAAATCGGAAAACATGAAGTAAAAGGTACCGTTTTCGAGGGGTTGCCGTCTTTCCACGATGATCAGCAAGGGGCATTAAGAGGATCCAACATAATCTACAAATTCAAAATGGACGGCATAAACATATGTCACTGCGGGGATCTGGGGGACACTCCCTCGGAAGATGTCATTAAAGCGATAAGGAAAGTAGACATTCTTTTTATCCCCGTTGGCGAAATCTATACATTGTCGATACCGCTGCTCAAGGACTTCATCCGCAGGGTAGAGCCGAAGATCGTAGTCCCGATGCACTATAGGGTTGGGGGTATAACACTTCCGCTAAAAACCGTTGATGATTTCCTCAACGGAATACCGAAGGACAACATTCTTTACGTTGGGAACGAAGTTGAGCTGTCCACGGACGAACTCGATGAATTCTTAGGCGTCTGGGTATTTGACAGGTGA
- a CDS encoding DUF2207 domain-containing protein yields MRRPELIVLGVFATIMVVIFVFSLTQDDSQNNGFDHYKTDVHINLHNDGSATISETYDFRWSGEDSGEMYRTISDDEAGRISSVTCTIDGVPAALVPYDAGKNAASSAPLYSYGWNQTAYSNDWEINAFYQRAYSGEHTVTFQYNVSNAVTKYSDCIEFYYKVFEYFSNDLKDLTVTVNMPTGSLQNETYIFGHGDSQSNRCEFIGGTANSIFVSPDLAAYSLFEIRVVSKQTSLYPQIPTSGGRTFDSIMAEEKNFRDTTDLHILLANIQLVLIIMLLLGTILLVLLRFKFFKRNKPTFNHPYTREIPSVKPNIEAEFGSYYKLFKGNNFGNKIAATILNLALNKAIAIEKVGDKEIAFVSLNENAPVSGFERGVYSMLFSTVRGKEEVRITLTQLKKDLASRRSDNFNLSYTDRNEFAAGGYVDSNLEEQSRKWNKVPMIPLVLAVPIIAVAIYTGFSDYIPYFFGALVVSFLLVGVTSERTPKPLTVAGEDEYAKAKALKKFYTDMTLMKERRAMELPLWEQHLVYATALGVADKVIKELDVRFAELKDLGLYTPAFTYLPVMYSAGLVHSMNSISRAPYAAFVRSAGPGGSGGGYNSGGRMGGGGGFSGGGGGGFGGGGGGHR; encoded by the coding sequence ATGAGAAGACCGGAATTGATCGTTCTGGGCGTATTTGCAACAATAATGGTAGTGATATTTGTATTCTCATTGACGCAGGACGATTCACAGAACAACGGCTTCGATCATTACAAGACAGACGTTCACATTAACCTCCACAACGACGGCAGCGCAACAATATCCGAAACATATGATTTCAGGTGGTCAGGCGAAGACAGCGGCGAGATGTACAGGACCATATCGGACGATGAGGCGGGCAGGATATCTTCTGTCACCTGCACGATCGACGGTGTGCCCGCCGCATTGGTCCCATACGACGCCGGTAAAAATGCAGCATCATCCGCACCTTTGTATTCCTACGGCTGGAACCAGACAGCATATTCAAACGATTGGGAGATCAACGCTTTCTACCAAAGAGCGTACTCCGGAGAACACACAGTGACATTCCAGTATAATGTTTCCAATGCGGTCACAAAATATTCGGACTGCATCGAATTCTACTACAAGGTGTTCGAATATTTCTCAAACGATCTTAAGGACCTCACTGTGACGGTCAACATGCCGACGGGGAGCCTTCAGAACGAGACATACATTTTCGGCCACGGGGACAGTCAAAGCAACCGCTGCGAATTCATCGGCGGCACTGCAAATTCGATCTTTGTAAGCCCGGATCTGGCAGCATATTCATTGTTCGAGATACGTGTGGTAAGCAAGCAGACCAGCCTATATCCGCAGATACCAACCAGCGGCGGCAGGACATTCGACTCGATAATGGCCGAGGAAAAGAACTTCCGGGACACAACGGATCTCCATATCCTGCTGGCGAACATCCAGCTTGTGCTGATAATCATGCTTCTGCTCGGCACGATTTTGTTGGTCTTATTGAGATTCAAGTTTTTCAAACGCAACAAGCCGACCTTCAACCACCCCTATACCCGTGAGATACCCTCGGTCAAACCCAATATCGAGGCGGAGTTCGGCAGTTATTACAAACTGTTCAAGGGGAACAACTTTGGAAATAAGATCGCCGCCACCATTCTGAATCTCGCTTTGAATAAAGCGATCGCGATCGAAAAGGTCGGCGATAAGGAGATAGCTTTTGTCTCTCTCAACGAAAATGCTCCGGTGAGCGGGTTCGAGAGGGGAGTGTACAGCATGCTGTTCTCCACAGTAAGGGGAAAGGAAGAGGTCAGGATCACGCTTACCCAGCTGAAGAAGGATCTTGCGAGCCGCAGGTCCGATAATTTCAATCTTTCCTATACGGATAGGAACGAATTCGCCGCAGGCGGGTATGTTGACTCGAACCTTGAAGAACAGAGCAGGAAGTGGAACAAGGTCCCCATGATACCTCTCGTCCTCGCCGTACCGATCATTGCCGTCGCCATTTACACCGGGTTCAGCGACTACATACCGTACTTCTTCGGTGCTTTGGTGGTATCGTTCCTTTTGGTCGGGGTCACATCGGAAAGGACGCCGAAACCGCTTACAGTCGCCGGCGAGGACGAATACGCTAAAGCGAAGGCATTGAAGAAATTCTACACAGATATGACGCTGATGAAAGAAAGAAGAGCGATGGAACTCCCTCTTTGGGAACAGCATCTTGTTTACGCCACGGCCCTGGGAGTGGCCGACAAGGTGATCAAAGAACTGGATGTGCGGTTCGCAGAACTGAAGGACCTCGGTCTGTATACGCCTGCTTTCACTTATCTTCCGGTGATGTACAGTGCGGGACTTGTTCACAGTATGAACTCGATCAGCCGTGCTCCTTACGCCGCGTTCGTCAGAAGCGCAGGCCCCGGCGGAAGCGGGGGAGGGTACAACAGCGGCGGCCGTATGGGCGGCGGAGGGGGGTTCTCCGGCGGCGGTGGCGGCGGGTTTGGCGGCGGCGGAGGAGGACACAGATAA
- a CDS encoding DUF373 family protein produces MKRTLVLVVDRDDDFGVKGDVDTPVIGVEDCSVAATALGIADPEDSDVNALYAAINIYKEIKKEGNDNVEVALIGGNAKVGHRSDAAIVDELEIVLKKVNPERVILVGDGAEDEYVYPIISSRIPIDSVKKVYVKQAPGLEGTVYIISKILEDPAKKKRFLAPIGVIVALISSVFLIFALASYFNEGASLSVLTTPMVFFLIGAFIVLYGYNVAEWVSSRRVKWIDRIRSGSVSFTFIFLALLFVIVGLVAGYLSLNELYVPTILEGGLWFISNALWFIIFAILIYQVGDLVDTYLSTKKIKISFIIGSINIVAIGLIITGALDIILAYLEMGMQNNTLFGLELVGGIVLALISAMLQRHMKGTIKAAEEEIKDAGKDAA; encoded by the coding sequence ATGAAGAGGACATTGGTTCTGGTCGTGGATAGGGATGACGACTTCGGTGTCAAGGGCGATGTCGACACGCCTGTAATAGGTGTGGAGGATTGCTCGGTCGCAGCGACAGCGTTAGGTATAGCCGATCCGGAGGACTCAGACGTCAATGCGCTTTATGCGGCGATTAACATCTACAAGGAGATCAAAAAAGAAGGGAATGACAACGTTGAGGTCGCACTCATCGGCGGGAATGCGAAAGTGGGCCACCGGTCCGATGCTGCAATAGTTGATGAACTAGAGATCGTCCTAAAAAAGGTAAACCCCGAAAGGGTCATCCTTGTCGGCGACGGAGCAGAGGATGAGTATGTTTATCCGATCATCTCTTCAAGGATCCCCATAGATTCTGTCAAAAAAGTGTATGTTAAACAGGCCCCGGGACTCGAGGGCACAGTCTACATTATCTCTAAGATCCTAGAAGATCCCGCGAAGAAAAAGCGGTTCCTTGCCCCGATAGGCGTGATAGTAGCCCTCATATCATCGGTCTTCCTGATATTTGCGCTCGCATCGTACTTTAATGAGGGGGCTTCCCTTTCTGTTCTGACCACGCCGATGGTCTTTTTCCTTATCGGCGCTTTCATAGTGCTGTATGGGTACAACGTCGCAGAATGGGTCTCTTCGCGCAGAGTAAAATGGATCGACAGGATAAGGAGCGGGAGCGTTTCCTTTACGTTCATTTTTCTTGCCCTGCTTTTTGTGATAGTTGGTCTGGTTGCCGGGTATCTGTCTCTTAATGAACTTTATGTTCCTACGATCCTCGAAGGCGGCCTATGGTTCATCTCAAACGCATTGTGGTTCATCATATTCGCGATCCTGATATATCAGGTAGGTGACCTGGTGGATACATACCTTTCAACGAAGAAGATCAAGATTAGCTTCATTATCGGAAGCATAAACATAGTTGCGATCGGACTTATCATAACAGGCGCTTTGGACATAATCCTTGCATATTTGGAAATGGGAATGCAGAACAACACCCTCTTCGGCCTGGAGCTTGTGGGCGGTATTGTGCTCGCTCTTATCTCGGCTATGCTGCAGCGCCATATGAAGGGGACCATCAAAGCCGCGGAAGAAGAGATAAAGGATGCGGGAAAGGATGCTGCCTGA
- a CDS encoding zinc ribbon domain-containing protein yields MASLCSECGSEIDDDTGVCPACSSETTENANENVYAENSNVGNIVENNDQNSTQQNGQKHEMGKWLKVPFVLGVIWLIFASVEGMLLIQMSPLYIERYSNSLYFADAVTSFYWTLFVGVLLLISSILIILCCIHMYKLEEHKRTSIYYVLGFLIAIISGIVLIYAETRVGDVVVYDISLGIFISYGYGIIVGVLGLIFYLIIRKEKDRFTS; encoded by the coding sequence ATGGCATCATTATGCTCAGAATGCGGGAGTGAAATCGACGATGATACCGGGGTGTGCCCCGCGTGCAGTTCCGAAACGACCGAAAATGCAAACGAGAATGTTTACGCTGAAAACAGCAACGTAGGCAACATCGTTGAAAATAACGATCAGAACTCTACCCAACAAAACGGTCAAAAGCATGAAATGGGTAAATGGCTGAAGGTTCCGTTTGTGCTGGGAGTTATTTGGTTGATATTCGCCTCTGTTGAGGGCATGTTGCTTATCCAGATGAGCCCCTTATACATAGAACGCTACTCGAACTCACTATATTTTGCAGATGCAGTAACATCGTTTTATTGGACGCTTTTTGTTGGAGTTCTTCTGCTCATAAGCAGTATTTTGATCATCCTTTGTTGTATTCATATGTATAAGCTTGAAGAACACAAGAGAACAAGCATCTACTATGTACTTGGGTTTTTGATCGCCATTATTTCTGGGATTGTCTTGATTTATGCTGAGACCAGAGTTGGTGATGTCGTAGTTTATGATATCTCATTGGGCATATTCATTTCCTACGGGTATGGAATTATCGTTGGCGTATTAGGACTGATCTTCTACCTCATCATACGCAAAGAAAAAGATCGTTTCACCTCATAA
- a CDS encoding DNA-binding protein — MTEDPELEALRQKRMQEVQAQQANQAAQEEKAQQFENQKQSILRQILTPEARGRLANIKLANPEQANMIEMQLIQIAQSGRLQSVITDAMLRDILQKITPQQREIKIERR, encoded by the coding sequence ATGACTGAAGATCCCGAATTGGAAGCACTTAGGCAGAAAAGAATGCAGGAGGTCCAGGCCCAACAGGCCAATCAGGCCGCCCAAGAGGAAAAGGCCCAGCAATTCGAGAACCAGAAACAATCCATCCTGAGACAGATACTCACGCCTGAGGCCAGGGGCAGGCTCGCAAACATTAAGCTTGCGAACCCCGAACAGGCCAACATGATCGAGATGCAGCTCATACAGATCGCACAGAGCGGAAGGCTGCAGAGTGTCATAACGGATGCCATGCTGAGAGACATCTTACAGAAGATCACACCTCAACAAAGAGAGATCAAGATCGAGAGGAGATAA
- a CDS encoding site-2 protease family protein, with protein sequence MELTYWILLMLAVVYVPIYVWVWRSPTAKKYGLVKYGPCIMIKTRLGTSLMERWSKYKRFWRLFGIFSITVSFCLMVFIVYILIIGLLNLPTSLNSSGLGIEYALAIPGINPLMSGKFFWYAILGLFVAMVIHELAHGFQTRANDMRVDSTGALYGVVPLGAFVEPNEEDIGKSTRRAKLDLYSAGITTNFLGAITAFFIFAVLMMGGISSDFGDNTAVYKVTGDSPALEAGIPASAIILTVDGQAYYYNGTNTVDFAPGSLVSVEYITESSRDTPISTTIQWGVFIENVTGGSPADGKLMRNTFIRSITIDGEKTQFYDMAEFLSFMKTTSPGDVAAIEYVGRGNDNSSIDSSSKTETITLGNNGGIGYIGVSTTTSGMRLTTPNVTLEIGRNPIYGADGIVGVGRSLISYITGPMIGYSPIPSGAQWWFDVPLGGAFWIIVSAFYWIFWLNVMLGVSNAIPAIPFDGGFIFQGGLSAILERLKMKDEKKREELVSRITGSFSMIMIFVLIVVIAVAVIPR encoded by the coding sequence TTGGAACTAACCTATTGGATCCTGTTGATGTTGGCAGTCGTTTACGTACCGATCTACGTTTGGGTATGGAGATCGCCTACTGCAAAGAAGTACGGCCTTGTGAAATACGGCCCATGCATAATGATCAAGACTAGACTGGGAACAAGCTTGATGGAAAGATGGTCCAAATACAAAAGATTCTGGAGGCTCTTCGGCATCTTCTCCATCACTGTGTCTTTCTGTCTGATGGTGTTCATCGTCTATATCCTGATAATAGGCCTCCTGAACCTTCCCACGAGCCTGAACAGTTCGGGTCTGGGGATAGAGTATGCGCTAGCTATACCGGGTATCAACCCCCTCATGTCGGGAAAATTCTTCTGGTATGCGATACTGGGATTGTTCGTTGCGATGGTCATCCATGAGCTTGCGCACGGCTTCCAGACAAGAGCGAACGATATGCGCGTCGATTCCACCGGCGCCCTGTACGGAGTTGTCCCGTTGGGCGCTTTCGTTGAACCGAACGAAGAGGACATCGGGAAGAGCACCAGAAGAGCAAAATTGGATCTTTATTCGGCGGGGATAACAACAAATTTCCTCGGCGCGATAACCGCGTTTTTCATATTCGCAGTGTTGATGATGGGAGGGATATCCTCCGATTTCGGAGACAACACTGCAGTTTACAAGGTAACCGGGGACTCGCCCGCACTGGAAGCCGGGATCCCCGCCAGTGCGATAATATTGACCGTAGATGGGCAGGCGTACTACTACAACGGCACGAACACAGTGGATTTCGCCCCCGGAAGCTTAGTGAGTGTGGAATATATTACCGAAAGCAGCAGAGATACGCCGATAAGCACTACGATCCAATGGGGGGTATTCATTGAAAATGTGACCGGGGGGAGTCCGGCCGACGGTAAACTGATGAGAAATACATTCATACGTTCGATAACCATTGACGGTGAGAAAACACAATTCTATGACATGGCCGAATTCCTTTCTTTTATGAAGACCACCTCGCCCGGCGATGTTGCCGCGATAGAATACGTCGGCAGAGGCAACGACAACTCCTCAATCGACAGTTCTTCGAAGACCGAGACGATCACCCTGGGGAACAACGGCGGAATAGGATACATCGGCGTCAGTACGACAACTTCCGGTATGAGACTCACAACACCGAATGTAACTCTTGAGATCGGAAGGAACCCCATATACGGTGCGGACGGCATTGTCGGTGTGGGCAGATCGCTGATATCTTACATAACGGGGCCTATGATCGGATACTCTCCGATCCCCTCCGGGGCCCAGTGGTGGTTCGATGTTCCGCTGGGCGGCGCTTTCTGGATAATCGTGAGCGCATTCTATTGGATATTCTGGCTTAACGTAATGCTCGGGGTGTCCAACGCCATTCCCGCGATCCCCTTCGACGGGGGATTCATTTTCCAAGGCGGACTCAGCGCAATACTTGAAAGATTGAAGATGAAAGACGAGAAGAAAAGAGAGGAGCTCGTTTCGCGCATCACCGGCTCTTTTTCAATGATCATGATCTTCGTGCTGATCGTTGTGATAGCTGTAGCGGTCATTCCGCGGTGA
- a CDS encoding translation initiation factor IF-6, giving the protein MMRLSRCNGTPNIGVYASVNESLALVAANSAPGFVEDVETVLGVETILTTISGSFVLGSLIRMNSNGAVVSGMVESTELERIKEKIHVTVLRDKVNAAGNNVLANDHGAIINPKIGASAEKKIAEALGVQTVRSEIAGFDTVGSACVATNKGCLCNVNATDEDIGLIRDILRVNVVKGSVNHGSKHVGAGILSNSKGALVGDDTTPIEMGKIEDGLVLY; this is encoded by the coding sequence ATGATGAGGCTCTCGCGCTGCAACGGCACTCCGAACATCGGAGTTTATGCATCGGTGAACGAGAGCCTCGCACTTGTGGCTGCAAACTCCGCACCCGGTTTCGTCGAGGATGTCGAGACGGTACTGGGTGTGGAAACTATCTTAACAACTATTTCGGGTTCTTTTGTTCTCGGTTCGTTGATAAGAATGAATTCCAACGGCGCTGTCGTATCCGGAATGGTCGAATCTACCGAGCTGGAGAGGATAAAGGAAAAGATCCACGTCACCGTGCTTCGCGACAAGGTCAACGCCGCCGGCAATAACGTTCTCGCAAATGATCACGGCGCAATAATCAACCCAAAAATAGGTGCCTCTGCGGAGAAGAAGATCGCCGAGGCACTCGGCGTACAGACCGTAAGGTCCGAGATCGCCGGTTTTGACACGGTCGGTTCCGCATGCGTGGCGACCAACAAAGGCTGCCTGTGCAACGTGAACGCTACCGACGAGGACATCGGACTGATAAGGGATATCCTCCGCGTCAACGTTGTAAAGGGTTCTGTCAACCACGGTTCAAAACATGTCGGAGCGGGCATCCTGAGCAACTCGAAAGGTGCGTTGGTCGGCGACGATACCACTCCGATCGAAATGGGGAAGATAGAGGACGGACTGGTCCTCTACTGA
- a CDS encoding LemA family protein produces the protein MSALTIVLIALVVVVILLAVVLILFYNNFVDKKLKVENNFSQIKIQCKKRFDLVPNLVETVKGYAKHEQDTLEKVTIARSLGTTAESVKDLSSANNQLTQALSKLFALGEQYPELKANTSFENLQHELVSIEKDIATSRSFYNDSVMIYNKAVRSFPGNVFAKMLNFKEAEFFDAPEEEMQNVHVKF, from the coding sequence ATGTCGGCACTGACGATAGTTTTGATCGCGTTGGTCGTTGTTGTTATTCTTCTCGCCGTAGTTCTGATTCTGTTCTACAATAATTTTGTAGATAAGAAATTGAAGGTCGAGAACAACTTCAGCCAGATAAAGATCCAATGTAAGAAAAGGTTCGACCTCGTACCGAATCTGGTCGAGACCGTAAAAGGTTACGCAAAGCACGAGCAGGACACTCTTGAGAAAGTGACCATAGCAAGAAGTTTGGGAACGACGGCGGAAAGCGTAAAGGATCTTTCGTCGGCAAACAACCAGCTTACCCAAGCGCTAAGCAAACTGTTCGCATTGGGCGAGCAATACCCGGAGCTGAAAGCGAACACAAGTTTCGAGAATCTTCAGCATGAGTTGGTCAGCATCGAGAAGGATATCGCCACGTCGCGCAGCTTCTACAACGATTCCGTAATGATATACAACAAAGCTGTGAGATCCTTCCCGGGCAATGTCTTTGCTAAGATGCTTAATTTCAAGGAAGCTGAGTTCTTTGACGCACCGGAAGAAGAGATGCAGAACGTTCATGTCAAGTTCTGA
- a CDS encoding 30S ribosomal protein S19e has product MVTVYDVPAEELILKTAEKLKGNDKIVPPEWAEFARTGRHTERAPTQDDWWYTRAASILRKLYVKGPMGSSKLAAEYGGFADKGSMPNRAVKGSRNIARKCMMQLEAAGYLLPTSKQGRMISPKGQSLLDNTAKEVFDKGKN; this is encoded by the coding sequence ATGGTAACAGTCTATGATGTCCCTGCCGAGGAACTCATACTCAAGACCGCTGAAAAACTGAAGGGAAACGACAAGATCGTCCCTCCGGAGTGGGCTGAGTTCGCGAGGACAGGCAGGCACACTGAGAGAGCACCTACACAGGATGACTGGTGGTACACAAGGGCCGCCTCCATCCTCAGGAAGCTCTATGTAAAGGGACCGATGGGGTCCTCCAAACTCGCAGCCGAGTACGGTGGATTCGCAGACAAAGGTTCGATGCCGAACAGAGCGGTGAAAGGAAGCCGCAACATTGCAAGAAAGTGTATGATGCAGCTTGAGGCGGCGGGATACCTCCTGCCCACAAGCAAACAGGGCCGCATGATCAGCCCCAAGGGCCAGTCGCTGCTCGACAACACTGCAAAAGAGGTCTTCGACAAAGGAAAGAACTGA